The Acidimicrobiales bacterium genomic sequence CCGGCCCCCAGCCACCGGGTGGCGCCGTTGGCGCTGAGGCCGACGCCCGGCACCAGCACGGCGACGAGCATGGCCACGGTGACGGCGAGCCAGACCCGGACGTGGCGGCGCCAGAAGTCGATGGAGATGGCGAGCGTGGCGAGCAGGGCCCCGGCGCCCACCACCGACCACATGGCCTGGCGCTGCACGTAGGACCAGGGCGCGCCGCTCTCGACCGGAGATCACCGGACGACGCCGACATCACCATGACCAGGCCGATCATGTTCAGCACCGTGACCACGGCGGCGAGCAGCCAGAACGAGCCGGTGGCCGTGCCCGGCAGCACCAGCCGTCGGCGCCGCGAGGCCCCGGTGCGAGGTGTGACCCCGCAGGCCGGTGGGTGATGGCGGTGGTCATCCGTTGGCCCCCGGCAGCGTGGTGAAATCGGCGTAGAAGAGCCCCAGGGCGAGCGCGGTGGCCAGGCCGGCCACGATCCAGAAGCGCACGATCACCGTGGTCTCGGGCCACCCGCTCAGCTCGTAGTGGTGGTGGATCGGCGCCATGCGGAAGATCCGCCGCCCCACCGAAGCCGCGGAACGACACCACCTGGAGGATCACCGACAGGGTCTCGATGGCGAACAGCGCGCCCACGATGGGCAGGAGCAGCGCGGTGTTGAGGGTGAGCGCCAGCCCGGCCAGGCCGGCACCGATGGCGAGCGACCCGGTGTCGCCCATGAAGATGCGCCGGGTGGGCGTTCCACCAGAGGAACCCGGTGCAGCCGCCCACCATGGCGGCGGCCCCCACCGCCAGGTCCAGGGCGTGCTCCACGTCGTAGATCTCCGGGTTCCGGAACGCCCAGAACCCGATGATGGTGAACGCGGCGAAGGCGAACAGCGACGAGCCGGCGGCCAGGCCGTCGAGGCCGTCGGTGAGGTTCACGCCGTTGGTGCACGCCATGATCAGCAGCACCGACCACACGACCCAGCCCACCTGGCCGAAGTCGATGTCGAGCAGGCTCGACGTCTCGAACGACGAGTACCGGGTGAACGACAAGGTGGTGTGCTGCCCGGTGAACTGCACGCAGGCCACCCCGAAGGCGATGGCCACCCCGAGCAGGCCGAGCACCTTCATGCGCTTGTTCAGACCGAGGTTGCGAGCCGACCGGATCCCGATCCAGTCGTCGGCGAAGCCCACCAGACCGGCACCGACCACGAGGGCCATCACCAGCATCCCCGAACGGGTGAAGACCACCCGGCTGCGCAGGTGGCTCAGCGTGTAGCCCACCACGGCACCAGCAACGATGGCGATCCCGCCCATGGTGGGCGTGCCGGCCTTGGTCTGGTGGCCCTCGGGGCCCCTCCTCGCGGATGGACTGGCCGATGCCGTGCGCCCGAAGCCACTG encodes the following:
- a CDS encoding FtsW/RodA/SpoVE family cell cycle protein; amino-acid sequence: MQRQAMWSVVGAGALLATLAISIDFWRRHVRVWLAVTVAMLVAVLVPGVGLSANGATRWLGAGPLQVQPSEFAKFALLLFVADLLDRRSAPRRLALDHGARALTWWG